In Zingiber officinale cultivar Zhangliang chromosome 6A, Zo_v1.1, whole genome shotgun sequence, a single genomic region encodes these proteins:
- the LOC121997568 gene encoding transmembrane protein 245-like, with translation MELVPYSSNPKSDSNVPWSEMFRSASLRRPPDSLPPSRAPSPTPSSRRREDHPPPAATADPALLALYIAMAHAGLALSLLLLYGLYRLLHDFVRPLQWALLCSIPLCELHSALVAFWSPPLRLGLAHTLLAIPSALLGASADTLSDLRTAILRRKIRPSSKVGFSRLIRWLVSFWVFVISYENLGPVAAFGLFALGFLLATPTATSAVKNASFACRPSPKSSSDKGSGGFFTSPILKHLNTIIAVSLIVWMIIGTLAGGIFFSYKVGVEGKDAVISLKSHVQNSNYAERIGFKKWMDENDIPGLVDQYSAKLYDTVWEQIDSLADEYNVTDFTNGFRHFMTSQSGNHSVDASTGLIASAQHPYSLKLQSLSVLIRNHEWGEIYKELDSFFRELLITREDLVVKAKGLAFQGIEISKRVLSSSTSVLGGSASLMASFALNVASGAAELVNFISQLTVFLWVLYYLITSKSGGATEQVVDMLPMSKYARTRTVEVINHAISSVFLATAKIAIFQGCLTWLVLRLYSVHFVYTSTLLAFISSLVPILPLWLSSIPATVQLFYEGRYISAAVLTLIYLMLMDYGTSVLQKDIPGHNAYLTGLSIIGGMTLFPNALEGAIMGPLIMTVVIALKNLYVEFVLIDKEENEG, from the exons ATGGAGCTCGTTCCTTATTCGTCAAACCCTAAGTCCGATTCGAACGTCCCTTGGTCGGAGATGTTCCGATCCGCCTCCCTCCGCCGCCCGCCGgactccctccctccctcccgcGCCCCTTCCCCTACCCCGTCCAGCCGCCGCCGCGAGGACCACCCGCCACCTGCCGCCACTGCTGACCCGGCGCTCCTTGCGCTGTACATCGCCATGGCACACGCCGGCCTCGCGCTATCCCTTCTGCTGCTCTACGGCCTCTACCGCCTCCTGCATGACTTCGTTCGCCCCCTCCAGTGGGCGCTCCTCTGCTCCATTCCCCTCTGCGAGCTCCATAGCGCGCTTGTTGCCTTCTGGTCCCCGCCCCTCCGCCTCGGCCTCGCTCATACCCTCCTCGCCATCCCCTCAGCCCTCCTCGGCGCCTCCGCCGACACCCTCTCCGATCTCCGCACTGCCATCCTCCGCCGGAAGATCCGACCTTCAAGCAAGGTCGGCTTCTCCCGCCTCATTCGCTGGCTCGTATCCTTCTGGGTCTTTGTTATCTCATATGAGAATCTTGGCCCCGTCGCTGCCTTCGGTCTATTCGCCCTCGGCTTTCTCCTCGCCACTCCTACCGCCACCTCTGCTGTTAAAAATGCCAGCTTTGCCTGCCGTCCCTCCCCCAAATCCTCCTCGGACAAGGGTAGCGGTGGATTCTTCACTAGTCCCATCCTGAAGCACCTGAACACCATCATTGCCGTCAGTTTAATCGTGTGGATGATCATCGGAACTTTAGCTGGTGGCATATTCTTCTCCTATAAGGTCGGAGTAGAAGGGAAGGATGCTGTGATATCGCTGAAATCTCATGTCCAGAATAGCAATTACGCTGAGAGGATCGGATTCAAGAAGTGGATGGACGAAAACGATATCCCTGGCCTGGTGGATCAGTACTCGGCAAAACTGTATGACACAGTCTGGGAACAGATCGATAGCTTGGCCGATGAGTACAATGTCACGGATTTCACCAATGGTTTTCGGCATTTCATGACCAGCCAATCTGGTAATCATTCGGTAGACGCTTCCACTGGTTTGATAGCCTCAGCGCAGCATCCTTATAGCTTAAAGCTCCAATCTTTGAGCGTGCTCATCAGGAACCACGAGTGGGGAGAGATCTACAAAGAACTGGATTCTTTTTTCAGGGAATTGCTAATAACTCGAGAGGATTTGGTAGTGAAAGCAAAAGGACTTGCTTTCCAAGGGATTGAAATCTCAAAAAGGGTTCTCTCGAGCAGTACTTCTGTTCTCGGTGGGAGTGCTAGCTTGATGGCCTCTTTTGCCCTGAATGTAGCCTCGGGAGCAGCTGAACTAGTGAATTTTATTTCCCAGCTAACAGTATTCCTCTGGGTGTTATATTATCTCATTACTTCCAAGTCTGGTGGGGCAACAGAGCAAGTTGTAGATATGCTGCCAATGTCAAAGTATGCTAGAACTCGTACTGTTGAGGTGATCAACCATGCTATCAGTAGTGTGTTTTTGGCTACTGCAAAGATTGCAATCTTCCAAGGTTGCCTGACATGGCTGGTACTAAGATTGTACTCGGTTCATTTTGTATATACATCAACTCTCCTTGCATTTATTAGCTCATTGGTGCCTATATTGCCACTTTGGCTATCATCAATTCCTGCTACAGTGCAGTTGTTCTATGAAGGGAGATACATATCGGCTGCTGTTTTGACTTTGATATACCTTATGCTGATGGATTATGGAACTTCAGTGCTTCAGAAGGATATTCCTGGACATAATGCATACCTAACCGGCCTTAGTATCATTGGTGGCATGACATTGTTTCCTAATGCTCTAGAG GGAGCCATTATGGGTCCACTTATAATGACAGTTGTCATTGCTTTGAAGAATTTGTATGTGGAATTTGTGCTCATTGATAAAGAGGAAAATGAAGGATAA